The Pseudomonas bijieensis DNA window CTGACCACCACCGGGGCGACCCATGGGTTGGACCTCATCGTACGGACACTGTTGCCGCCAGGCTCCTGTGTGGTGGTGGAGAGTCCCGGCTATTCAAACCTGTTCGACCTGCTCAAGCTGCACAAGATCGACATGATCGAACTGCCCAGGACTCCGCGCGGCCCGGACGTCGATGCGCTGCAAGACCTGCTGGCGATGCACCGGCCTACTGCGTTGTTCGTCAACAGTGCCTGCCATAACCCGACCGGTAGCAGCCTGGCTCCGGCCGTCGCTCAACGGCTGCTGCAACTAACGAAGGAACACGCCGTGCTGGTGATCGAAGACGATGCTTATGGCGACTTCCAGAGCTCGGCACGGACCCGGCTGGCGGCGCTGGATCCCGATGTGGTCTACGTGGGCAGTTTCTCGAAAACCCTGAGCAGCTCGTTGCGCGTCGGTTTCGTGGTGGCCGGGCCATCCATCATCGCGCGGCTGAGCGAGGTCAAGGGCATTACCAGCATGGGTGGGTCGCGGTTCTGTGAGTCGGTCCTTGCCTGCCTCCTGGCCAATGGGGCCTATCGCAAGCTGGTCCAGCGCCAGCGCCTGCGCCTGGGCGCCGATATGGGGGTGTTGTTGCAGGTATTGGAGGACGCCGACTGGGAGGTCTTTGGCAAACCGGCCGGTGGGCTTTTCATCTGGGCAAGACCGCCATTGTGTGACTACGCTGGAGTGCAACGCCTGGCCAAGCGGTTCGGCGTGCAGCTGTCTTCGCGTACAGCGTTCAGCCCTTCGGGCGCCGACAGCGACTGGCTACGGATCAACGTGGCCTATGCCCGGGACCCCAGAGCGCAGGCATTCTTTCGGGCCGCGGCTCTGGATCGACCTCGAGTGTCCTGAAAACGACGCGGCTGTAGCTTTTTGCCATTATTCCGACGCCAGCATCTTGTGTTGCAGGGCGTCTCGTTGCGAATCTGCGATCAACACACACTGGCAGAGGACTGAGCGCAATGATTTCGGCCGTGCAAGGACGTTTTGCCAACCTGGGTATGGCAAAGAAACTGGGTATCGGGTTTGTCCTGGTGTTGCTGCTGACCGCCGTGGTCGCGGCCATCGGTGTCTGGTCCCTGCAGACCATCAGTTATCGATTCGACGGCCTGAAACAGATGTCGTCCCTCAACAGCGGATTGCTCAAGGTCCGGCTGCTGGAGCAGGAATACGCCTCGCGTTCCGACCCCAAGACCGCCGACGCCCTGCGCCAGGGTGTCGATGGGCTGGTGGCCCAGGCGAACGAACTCAAGGTGCAGTCGGCTGCCAACGTACCAGTGATGAACGACGTGGAGCAGGCGCTGGCCGCGTATCGCAAGGCGTTCGACGAATTTGTCGGGTTGAGCCAGAGCAAGGACCTGGCGCTGGAAATGGCCAGTTGGTCGGTGTCCAGCGTCGCCAATAACCTGGACGTGTTGCAGGCCGGGCTGGCGGATGACGGCGCCTATACCTTGAAA harbors:
- a CDS encoding PLP-dependent aminotransferase family protein, with product MELRIDRQALVPVVQQIVDGLAGWIRQDAVQPGTRLPSVRQLARQNLLSQSSVNEACERLVAQGLLASRHGSSFFVAPPLSPVHEPTDQNRQPDALADGGESAQRELKLGCGGLPESWRESDDLGYAIRQVTRTDMAGLFNYSTPLGLPALREQLSRRLKQFSIEADKNLILTTTGATHGLDLIVRTLLPPGSCVVVESPGYSNLFDLLKLHKIDMIELPRTPRGPDVDALQDLLAMHRPTALFVNSACHNPTGSSLAPAVAQRLLQLTKEHAVLVIEDDAYGDFQSSARTRLAALDPDVVYVGSFSKTLSSSLRVGFVVAGPSIIARLSEVKGITSMGGSRFCESVLACLLANGAYRKLVQRQRLRLGADMGVLLQVLEDADWEVFGKPAGGLFIWARPPLCDYAGVQRLAKRFGVQLSSRTAFSPSGADSDWLRINVAYARDPRAQAFFRAAALDRPRVS